GCGCGGAAACCGCAGGCTTGGCCCGGTGGGCAATCGATAAACCACTGGCGGTCATCATCTTCAGATCATTGGCGCCATCGCCAACGGTAATTGCCTTTTTGCTGGTGACGCCAAGTCTTCGGCAGGCCGCCGCAACGGTTTTCTGTTTGACCGTTGCATCCACGATTTCGCCGAGCACCTTGCCGGTGAGTTTGCCGTCACGGATTTCCAGTGTGTTGGAGCGGGTCTGCGCAAAGCCAATTTTCTCAGACACAAAATCAGTGAATTGGGTAAAGCCACCAGACACAAGCAGTGTGTGGAGTCCAGCCCGGTTAGCTGCATCCACCAGCTCTTTCACGCCAGGGGTGAATTTCAGTCGATACCGAATCACCTCTTGCAATACGGTTTCGGATAGGCCCTGTAAAAGTGCGACACGGCGGCGCAGGCTATCCGCATAGTCTTTGATTTCGCCACGCATGGCGGCTTCAGTGATTGCGGCGACTTCTGCTTTCTTGCCGCAGTAATCCGCAATCTCGTCAATGCATTCAATGGTGATGACCGTGGAATCCATGTCCATGGCCAGCACTGAAAAATCAGACCAGCGATAGGGCTGGTGTAACAAGGCCAGATCCACTTGGTGGGCATCCCGAAGGGCGTCGAGATCCGCCTGCATTGCTTTTTGTTCGACGGCGGTTTGTGTGGGCAGTTGCCAGACAGCAGCATGGCTTTCCCGCATGCGGCGCGGGGCATGATTAACTGCCTGATCAAAGGCGTACAGGGTGGATTGGGCGAGCCGATTGCGGCGGCTATTAGGGGCAAGACCGGGGGAGAGCACAAGGAAACTCATAATTAAATTTAAACGGTGAGCGTTGATGTAGAAGTGGGGTTGGGTGCTGCGGCAATGCCAGCCAGAATCTCTCGAATAGTACGCGCCCTCTGGGAAATATCGGCAATGGCAGTGTCACAGCGGAGTTTTTCATTGCCTAGCAGTCGATAGCGTTTGTCGGTCTGTATCAAGCGAATCACCTTGGCGGGGTCGACCTGGGCGTGTTGATCAAAGGTGATGGTGATGGCTTCTTCCGTGGCGTCGATTTTCAGAACACCAACCGGCTTGGCAAAGAGTCTAAGCCGATGGGTCTCCAGCAGTGCTTTTGCTGCATCAGGGGGGCTGCCAAAGCGATCAACCAATTCTTCTTCTAAGACTTCGAGCGCTTCTAAATCGTTGGCGTTGGCAAGCCGCTTATAGAGCGTGAGCCGCTCGTGTATATCGCCGCAGTAGCTGTTGGGTAAAAGCGCAGGCGTGTGCAGGTTAATTTCGGTCACTGCCGCTAATGGTGCATCCAAATCGGGCTCGCGACCGGCCTTGAGCGCATTGACCGCCTGGGTCAGCATATCGGCATACATCTGGAAACCCACTTCGGTAATGTCGCCGGACTGGTTATCGCCGAGTACTTCACCCGCGCCACGAATTTCCAGGTCGTGCATGGCCAGAAAGAATCCGCTGCCAAGCTCTTCCATGGCCTGAATCGCCTCTAAGCGTTTGACGGCATCTTTGGTCATGGCGGCCTCGCCCGGGGTGAGCAGGTAGGCATAGGCCTGGTGGTGGGAGCGGCCCACCCGGCCCCGCAGCTGATGGAGCTGGGCTAAGCCAAAGCGATCTGCACGGTAGATCACGATCGTGTTGGCACTGGGCACATCAATGCCGGTCTCGATAATGGTGGTGCAGAGTAAAACGTTGATGCGTTGGGAATGAAAGTCTCGCATCACGCGCTCAAGATCCCGCTCATGCATCTGTCCATGGGCAATCTCAATGCGGGCCTCGGGCACGAGTTTTTGCAGGGCATCGCGCCGGTTGTTAATCGTTTCGACCTGGTTGTGCAGCACATAGCATTGGCCGCCGCGTTTTAATTCTCGAAGCAGTGCCTCGCGCACCACGCCATCGTTTTCTTGGCGCACAAAGGTCTTAATCGCCAGGCGCTTTTGTGGGGCCGTGGCAATCACGGAAAAATCACGAATCCCTTCCATGCTCATGGCCAGTGTTCTGGGGATGGGCGTTGCGGTCAGTGTGAGCACATCCACTTCCGATCGCAGGGCTTTCAGTGCCTCTTTTTGCCGAACACCGAAGCGGTGCTCTTCATCAATAATGACCAGGCCCAGGCGATCAAACTTTACCCCTGCAGATAAGAGCTTGTGGGTGCCAATCACAATATCGACCTTGCCGTGCGCCAAGCCGTCAATCGCAGTCTGAATTTCTTTCCCACTTCTAAACCGCGAGAGCTCGCTGATTTTTACAGGCCAATCGGCAAACCGATCTTGAAAGGTCTGGAAGTGTTGTTCGGCCAACAGAGTCGTTGGGGTGAGCACGGCCACCTGTTTGCCATCCATTACCGCCAAGAAGGCTGCCCGCAGCGCGACTTCGGTCTTGCCAAAGCCCACGTCCCCACAGACCAGCCGATCCATCGGTTTTCCCGAGACCATGTCTTGCACTACCGCGTGGATGGCCGCGAGCTGATCTGGGGTTTCTTCGAAACCAAAACCATCGGCAAAGCGTTCGTAATCAATCGCATCAAACTTAAACGCATGGCCCTGACGGGCGGCGCGGCGGGCATAGATGTTGAGTAATTCTGCAGCGGTATCACGGGCCCGTTTGGCGGCTTTTTTCTTCAGTTTGTCCCACTGGCCAGAGCCCAGGGTGTGCAGCATGGCATTCTCCGGGTTAGCACCGCTGTAGCGGCCAATCACGTGCAGTTGCGACACTGGGATGTAGAGCTTGGCATCGTCGGCGTATTCCAGCTGTAAAAACTCGGTGTCGCCTTCGCCCATATCCAAATGCACCAGGCCCAGATAGCGGCCAATGCCGTGTTGAATATGCACGACCGGGTCACCAATTCGCAGTTCAGAAAGATCGCGAACAATCGAATCGATATTGGTTTCGGATTGCCGTTTGCCGTGTCGTTGGCGCCGAGCCACCTGGGCAAAGAGTTCACCTTCGGTAGCGATATAGAGTCGGGCCCATGGTGCGGCAAAGCCGGCATGCAGTGGTGCCACCATCAATTGAATCTCAGGTGTGTTGTGCTGACGTGCTGCTTCTAGCGTGTCGATGAGCCGGTGGGCAATGCCGTGTTCGCTTAAGTAATGCGACAGCGTTTCGCGGCGGCCTGGACTTTCAGCCGTCATCAGGAATCGATTCTGGGTGTCGGTCTTGAGTTGATCGCTAAATTGCCGCAGTTTTTCAACGGGGTCTGCCGCCCTGCGATCGGCCGCAATATCGGCCAAGGCAGCAAAGGGCTGGTCTTGGTTCTGATCATCGGCGTTGGCCGTGGCGTGATGTGCCCGATTGATGGATGGTGTGGTGTCGGCACGAAGACTGAGCCGTGCAAGGGGTTTGGTCTGGGTGAAAAATGTTTCGCTACTGAGATACAAGGCATCAGGGGCAAGCACGGGCCGCTCGATGTCGGCCTTTAGAAACGTGTAGCGTGAGAGCAGATCCCGATGAAACTCTTCAAAGGCCTGATCCACCTGGCCAATGGTGGCAATGGCCCCGCCTTCTTGTGGCAGGTAATCGAAGATGTTCGCCACCTGATCGAATAGCAGCGGCAGGTAATACTCAATGCCGGCGCCGAACAGGCCTTTTCCGGCGTCTTTATACAGACTGCAACGCGATGGGTCGCCCTCGAAAACTTCGCGCCAGCGGGCACGGAATGCTTGTGCCGCCTGCTCGTTGCTTGGGAATTCGCGGCCCGGTAGAAGGCGAATTTCTTGAACCGGATGAATGGTGCGCTGACTGTCGGGATCAAAAACACGCAGGGTGTCGACTTCATCGTCGAGCAGCTCAATGCGATAGGGCAGATTGCTGCCTGTTGGGTAAAGGTCAATCAGGCCACCACGCCAGGCATACTCACCGGGGGTGACGACCTGTGAGACTGGGCTGTAGCCGGCGGTCTGCAGTTGCTGTCGTAATCCATCCGCAGAGATACGCTGGCCTTTTCTAAAGAAAAAAGTCTGCGATGCGAGAAACGAGGGTGGTGCAATCCGTTGCAAGGCCGTGGATGCCGAGACCACCAAGACATCCAGCTGGCCGGTCGATGCCTGGTAGAGCGTGAGTAGCCTTTCCGAGACCAAATCCTGATGTGGAGAGAAGGCCTCGTAGGGCAGGGTCTCCCAATCGGGCAGCAGACGAACCTGTAGCGATGGCTCAAAAAACCGAATCTCGTCAGCAAGTCGCTGGGCATCTAGTGCGGCTTCACAGACCACCAATAGCCGCGCCCCTGCCGTGTTGGCCTTGGCCTGCTGGGCAAGCTTGGCCGCCCAGTCGGCGAGCAGCCAGGCGTCTGCGCTGCCGCAAGGCCGGGCAAGAGACAGGTGATGGCCCGCACTGGGCGGGGTTCGCCCATAGGCGGAAAAAGGACTCGGCATGAAGAGAACGATCGAAAACGGTAAATTGTAGGTTCTATGGAAATAAAAAGTCGGCTTTACGCCACTCGGTCTGACGCCCTTGCACGATTGGTGGACCTGCTTGGGACATCTTGCCAGGCTGTTGCGGTGATCCCTGCAGCGGGCCGCGGTGAGCGCAGCGGTCTGTCTCAGCCCAAGCAATACCATCGCCTTTCGGGGGTCACGATGTTGGCCAGAAGTATTCAGGCGCTGGCCAAGTTTGAGCCATGTGCGGCGGTGGTGGTGGTACTGCACCCCGAGGACTCGCTTTGGGCCGCGATGGATGTTGATGGGGAACTGGCCAACTGTCCCCGAGTGGTTGCGGTGCGAATCGGTGGTGCGTCACGCCGTGATTCCGTTGTGGCGGGCTGTGCGCTCGTTGCGGATGCACTGTCCCAGTTACAGGCATCGTCTGGCTCTGCTCAGCTTGGCGGTACGAAGGCCTCAGACCCGTGGGTCTTGGTCCACGATGCGGCCCGACCTGGCCTTGGAATCACTAGTCTGGAGCGGCTCTGGCAGGCGGTGGCTGGTGGGTCTGCCCAGGATCAAGACGGGAGACCGCAGGGCGGCATTCTGGCCATGCCGGTTGCCGACACCATGAAGCGTGCAAGACAAGATGCGCGCGGCCATGCGGTGGTCGATCAGACTCTAGATCGCAGCACGCTGTGGGCGGCCCAGACGCCCCAGATGTTTTCTCTGAAGTCACTGATGGCCGCGTATGCCAATTCACCCCAGGCCACCGACGAGGCCAGTGCGGTTGAAGCCGCAGGTGGACAGGTCGTGTTGGTGAAGGGAGAGGCGAATAATTTCAAACTCACCCAGCCGGATGATTTTCGATTGATGGAGGCCGTCATGGCACAAGAAATTCCTTTTGCAGTGGGGCAGGGCTTTGATGTCCATGCCCTGGTGTCTGGCCGGCCACTGATTATTGGTGGGGTCACCATTCCGTATGAGAAGGGCTTAGATGGCCACTCCGATGCCGATGTGTTGCTGCACGCCGTCACCGATGCTATTTTGGGTGCCGCAGGTATGGGCGACATTGGGCGCCACTTTCCCGATACCGACCCTGCGTTTAAAGGTGCAGACAGCAAAGTCTTGCTCACTGAGGCCGTGCAAAGAGTTCGTGCCAAGGGATGGCGTGTGGCGCAGATCGATGCCACAGTGATTGCACAGGCGCCCAAGATTTCGCCCTACGCCCCCCAGATGCAGGCAGCGATTGCTACCTGCTGTGACCTGCCTGTGGAATCCATCAACATCAAAGGAAAAACGACAGAGCGGCTGGGCTTTACTGGCCGCGGTGAGGGCATTGCGGCCCAGGCCATTGCCATGTTGGTGCGCGCTGGCCAATGACATCGACTGTTTTGGCGATTGAGTCTGGCGGCATCAGGGCCTCTGTGGCCCTGCGCAAGGCAGACGGCACCTTAACTTACGCCGTGGCCGACTCTGGCCAATCACACTCGAGTCGACTCTTACCCCTTGCCCAAGCGCTTTTGCAAAAGGCTGGCATGGATTGGCAGGATCTTGATGGGATTGCGGTGGGCATTGGCCCGGGGTCGTTTACGGGGTTGCGTGTGGCCTGCGGCATTGCCCAGGGCTTGGCACTGGGCTCTGGGAAACCGCTTCTTGGCGTGAATGGGTTTGAGGCAACGGCCTATGCCTGGTGGTCGTCGTTATCAGAAGAGCTGCGCCGTGACTATGCCGCCCACCAACCAATTCCGGTTCGGATTTCATTTGATGCGCGGCTGGGCGAGCGATTTGCGGCAACGGTGGGTCTGACGCAACAGGGCTCGGGAATTGCGCTTGCGTTTCAAGAACCGCCGGCGGTGGTGCTAGCGGAATCCGCCCACACGAGCGATCGTGATGCTGCACGGTCTGGGGTTGATCTCGTGGACCCTGATGTGCAGGCCTTTGGGCAAGTGTCTTTGCCCTTGGCGGCATGGATTGCGCGCTTTGCTGTGGATGCCAATCTTGCTCAGCCCCGTGAGTGGGTTGGCCCATCGGAATTGCGTCCGCTGTATGTGCGCGACAAGGTGGCCCAGACGATTGCAGAGCGGCAAGAGTCACCAGATCTGGTCTGGGCCGATATGACGGCTGCCGATCTGGCCTCGGTGATGGTGATTGAACGGCAGGCCTATCCCTTTCCCTGGACATCTGGAAATTTTCAAGATTCTTTGAACGCAGGCTACACCATGCGTGTGCTGAAAGAGCGTGGCGTAATGATTGGCTACGTGGTGTGGATGCGCGTGGTGGATGAAGTGCACCTGCTGAACATTGCGCTATCGCCTGCCCGTCAGGGCCGTGGCCTTGGGGCGTGGATGATGCGCCAATTCATGGCGCAGGTCCGTGATGCCGGCATAGATCAAATTTTGTTAGAAGTGCGGCCCAGTAACACTGCCGCGATTGGTCTTTACCGCAAACTCGGTTTCAAAGACATTGGCCTTCGCAAGGGCTACTACCCCAATCATGCGGCACCAGCGTCTGTGGCCAGCGCAAGTCAGTTGAACTCGCCCCAGAATTCGCCGATGCGTGAAGATGCGATTGTGATGCGCCTTTCTGGCCTGGACACTGGTCAAGCAGTCTCAACGGAAAAGACATATGGCTGAGCTATCCAAAGAGGCCATGCAGCTTTTAGAGCTCACGCCCCGATGGGAGTTGCGGCCCGAGTATCGGCCTGCTGCATCGATTTCAGCATCCCCGCGAGAGTCGATGGTGGTGGTTGGGCTTGCGGCCTCTTCTGCTGGGCAGATGTTGTGGACAGCCATTTCCAGGGCGATGATCGAGATGGGGTATCCACGGCCAATCATTGAGAGCGCGGTGATCCTGAGTTCGCCACAGGTGGATCGTGTGGTGCAGGTGTTGCTGTCAAAGCGGCCGGCATCGCTCTTGGTGTTTGGTGAGGCTTTTTTAAGTGAGATTGAGTCTGCCCATGCGGCGGCCCTGCAAGATTGCCGAGTGATCAGTGTCACGCCATTAGAAGGCCTGACGCAGGAGCCGGCCCGCAAAGCCCAGCTCTGGTCTGTGTTGCATCAGCTTCGTGTTGAGATGGCGTTTGAACGCTAGGTCTGGGTGTCAGACACCTTGTCAGACAAACCTCGGTGTCAGACACCTGCTTAGTGCGGATTCTTATGAATTCCAATTAAGGAATCTAAGTCGTAGCGGGCCTTGTTTTGCCGATAGCGCTTGATCACCAGCCACATGGTGCCTGCCACAAATAGGCCAAACACGATAATCACAGTGTTGACGTGCAGATCAAACTTGATCAGTAAGGTGTAAAGGCCAAGCATCAGCAGCACATTTAAATTCTCGTTGAAATTCTGAACGGCGATGGAGTGGCCAGCCGAGAGCAGCACATGGCCACGGTGTTGCAGCAACGCATTCATGGGCACCACAAAGTAGCCGGCCAATCCGCCAATGATGACGAGCAGGGGAATGGATGCCCCCAGCGAGGTGACCAGGGTCATCAGCGGCACTACTAGGCCCATGATCACCCCCAGCTTTAAAACCGATGGGGTTTGTTTGAGCGGCACAAAACGGGCGGCGAGCACTGCCCCCAAGGCAATGCCAATCGCAACAATGCCCTGCAAAATCGCTGCTTTATTGAGTGGCATGCCCAGTTGCACTTCCGCCCATTTCAACACGATGAATTGCAGCGTGGCCCCAGCCCCCCAAAACAGGGTCGTTACCGCCAGTGAGATTTGGCCAAGCTTGTCATTCCACAGTGTTTTATTGCAGTACCAAAAATCGGCAATCAATTTGAATGGGTTGCGATGTTGTTTGTCATACCGGGCACCCGTGTCGGGAATGCGCAAATTGAACCCGGCCGCCAAGAGATAAATACAGGCAATCACCAAGATGGCGCTCTCTGCTGGGCTATCAATCCCGGTGTCCACCATCGGGAAATCAAACCCCAGGAAAAAGCCACTGATGGTGGGGCTAATCAGCGCACCGCCCACCATGGTGCCCAGAATAATCGAGCTCACGGTGGTGCCTTCGATCCAACCATTGGCCGCCACAAGTTTTTCAGGCGGCAGCAGTTCGGTCAGGATGCCGTACTTTGCTGGCGAGTAAGCGGCTGCGCCAAAGCCCACCATGGCATAAGCCAGAAGCGGATGCACCGAGAAAAAGAGCAGCGCACAGCCCACGACCTTGATGGTGTTGGTAATGAACATGACCTTGCCTTTGGGCATGGAGTCTGCAAAGGCACCCACAAAGGGGGCGAGCACCACATAGGACACGGTAAAAAAGAGTTTGAGCAGCGGGCGCATCCATTCGGGCGCAGCAAGCTCAATGAGCAGGGCGATCGCGGCGATGAGTAATGCGTTATCGGCAAGCGAGGAGAAAAACTGCGCTGCCATGATGGTGTAAAAACCGCGTTTCATGATCCCTTTTTTTGTGTTGCATCATGATTAGAGCATGAACGCATAAAATCTCTGTGTATGCCCCGACCAATTCGCCTTACTGTTCATATTGACGCAATGCGTCATAATTTGTCTTGTATCCGCCAGCGCGTGGGCCAGTCCCGCATCTGGGCGGTGGCCAAGGCCAACGCCTATGGCCAGGGCATAGCCCAGGCGGTGCGTGCCTTTGCATCGGCCGATGGCCTGGCGGTCCTGGACTTGTCCGAAGCACAGGCCGCCCGAGAGTCTGGCTGGGCCAAACCAATCCTGATGATCGAAGGGGCTTTTTCAGCTGAAGATCTCTCGGTGATGGCGCAGCTTGATCTCACCACGGTGATTTCAACGCCAGAGCAGGCCCAGTGTTTTATCCAGGCTAGCCAAACGCCAAGTTCGGCTTGGGTGAAACTGAACACCGGCATGAATCGGCTTGGTTTGAATCCCCAGCTAAGCGATACGGAAATTGCCGATCTACTTCTGCCAATTCAACAAAAGCTTCGCCAGCCCTTGGGCTGGATGACCCACTTCGCCAATGCTGACACCGATGATGGCTGGCAGGCGCAGCTGTCTTGTTTTCAAGGCTGGCAGCCCAGGCTTGCGCGGGCCATCGGCGGGGCGGTTGGCCCAGTATCCCTGGCGAACTCTGCGGCGAGTCTGTCAATTCCCCAGGCCTATGCCGACTGGGTGCGGCCGGGCATTGCGCTCTACGGCGCAACCCCCTGGGCCGATGGGGTGGCGGCACATACGGCGGCGGGCCTGGGTCTGCGCCCTGTGCAGCAGCTCACCAGTGAAATCATTGCGATACAGCAGGTCAAGCGCGGCGAGGCCGTGGGCTATGGCGCACGCTTTGTGGCCGATCGCGACCGGCGAATTGGTGTGGTGGCAGTGGGGTATGCCGATGGTTATCCGCGTTTGGCACCCGACGGCACACCAGTATGGGTAGCAGGTCGCATCGTGCCGCTTGCCGGCCGGGTGTCGATGGACATGATTACCGTCGATCTCACCGATCACCCAGGGGCGGTGGTGGGGAGCCCTTGTGAGCTCTGGGGTGAGCATGTGGCGATCGATGATGTGGCCAATCGATCGGGCACGATTGGCTATGAATTGATGACCAAGATCACGGCCCGCGTGCCGCGTATGGTGGTGGAGTAAAAGTGGCCAAAGAAAAATCGCAGTTTGTCTGCCGAGAGTGTGGGAGTGCCTTTCCC
The nucleotide sequence above comes from beta proteobacterium MWH-UniP1. Encoded proteins:
- the ispF gene encoding 2-C-methyl-D-erythritol 2,4-cyclodiphosphate synthase translates to MEIKSRLYATRSDALARLVDLLGTSCQAVAVIPAAGRGERSGLSQPKQYHRLSGVTMLARSIQALAKFEPCAAVVVVLHPEDSLWAAMDVDGELANCPRVVAVRIGGASRRDSVVAGCALVADALSQLQASSGSAQLGGTKASDPWVLVHDAARPGLGITSLERLWQAVAGGSAQDQDGRPQGGILAMPVADTMKRARQDARGHAVVDQTLDRSTLWAAQTPQMFSLKSLMAAYANSPQATDEASAVEAAGGQVVLVKGEANNFKLTQPDDFRLMEAVMAQEIPFAVGQGFDVHALVSGRPLIIGGVTIPYEKGLDGHSDADVLLHAVTDAILGAAGMGDIGRHFPDTDPAFKGADSKVLLTEAVQRVRAKGWRVAQIDATVIAQAPKISPYAPQMQAAIATCCDLPVESINIKGKTTERLGFTGRGEGIAAQAIAMLVRAGQ
- the alr gene encoding alanine racemase, whose product is MPRPIRLTVHIDAMRHNLSCIRQRVGQSRIWAVAKANAYGQGIAQAVRAFASADGLAVLDLSEAQAARESGWAKPILMIEGAFSAEDLSVMAQLDLTTVISTPEQAQCFIQASQTPSSAWVKLNTGMNRLGLNPQLSDTEIADLLLPIQQKLRQPLGWMTHFANADTDDGWQAQLSCFQGWQPRLARAIGGAVGPVSLANSAASLSIPQAYADWVRPGIALYGATPWADGVAAHTAAGLGLRPVQQLTSEIIAIQQVKRGEAVGYGARFVADRDRRIGVVAVGYADGYPRLAPDGTPVWVAGRIVPLAGRVSMDMITVDLTDHPGAVVGSPCELWGEHVAIDDVANRSGTIGYELMTKITARVPRMVVE
- the serB gene encoding phosphoserine phosphatase SerB gives rise to the protein MSFLVLSPGLAPNSRRNRLAQSTLYAFDQAVNHAPRRMRESHAAVWQLPTQTAVEQKAMQADLDALRDAHQVDLALLHQPYRWSDFSVLAMDMDSTVITIECIDEIADYCGKKAEVAAITEAAMRGEIKDYADSLRRRVALLQGLSETVLQEVIRYRLKFTPGVKELVDAANRAGLHTLLVSGGFTQFTDFVSEKIGFAQTRSNTLEIRDGKLTGKVLGEIVDATVKQKTVAAACRRLGVTSKKAITVGDGANDLKMMTASGLSIAHRAKPAVSAQAMQAIRFGGLDNVLDWFE
- the lplT gene encoding lysophospholipid transporter LplT, with translation MKRGFYTIMAAQFFSSLADNALLIAAIALLIELAAPEWMRPLLKLFFTVSYVVLAPFVGAFADSMPKGKVMFITNTIKVVGCALLFFSVHPLLAYAMVGFGAAAYSPAKYGILTELLPPEKLVAANGWIEGTTVSSIILGTMVGGALISPTISGFFLGFDFPMVDTGIDSPAESAILVIACIYLLAAGFNLRIPDTGARYDKQHRNPFKLIADFWYCNKTLWNDKLGQISLAVTTLFWGAGATLQFIVLKWAEVQLGMPLNKAAILQGIVAIGIALGAVLAARFVPLKQTPSVLKLGVIMGLVVPLMTLVTSLGASIPLLVIIGGLAGYFVVPMNALLQHRGHVLLSAGHSIAVQNFNENLNVLLMLGLYTLLIKFDLHVNTVIIVFGLFVAGTMWLVIKRYRQNKARYDLDSLIGIHKNPH
- the tsaB gene encoding tRNA (adenosine(37)-N6)-threonylcarbamoyltransferase complex dimerization subunit type 1 TsaB — protein: MTSTVLAIESGGIRASVALRKADGTLTYAVADSGQSHSSRLLPLAQALLQKAGMDWQDLDGIAVGIGPGSFTGLRVACGIAQGLALGSGKPLLGVNGFEATAYAWWSSLSEELRRDYAAHQPIPVRISFDARLGERFAATVGLTQQGSGIALAFQEPPAVVLAESAHTSDRDAARSGVDLVDPDVQAFGQVSLPLAAWIARFAVDANLAQPREWVGPSELRPLYVRDKVAQTIAERQESPDLVWADMTAADLASVMVIERQAYPFPWTSGNFQDSLNAGYTMRVLKERGVMIGYVVWMRVVDEVHLLNIALSPARQGRGLGAWMMRQFMAQVRDAGIDQILLEVRPSNTAAIGLYRKLGFKDIGLRKGYYPNHAAPASVASASQLNSPQNSPMREDAIVMRLSGLDTGQAVSTEKTYG
- the mfd gene encoding transcription-repair coupling factor yields the protein MPSPFSAYGRTPPSAGHHLSLARPCGSADAWLLADWAAKLAQQAKANTAGARLLVVCEAALDAQRLADEIRFFEPSLQVRLLPDWETLPYEAFSPHQDLVSERLLTLYQASTGQLDVLVVSASTALQRIAPPSFLASQTFFFRKGQRISADGLRQQLQTAGYSPVSQVVTPGEYAWRGGLIDLYPTGSNLPYRIELLDDEVDTLRVFDPDSQRTIHPVQEIRLLPGREFPSNEQAAQAFRARWREVFEGDPSRCSLYKDAGKGLFGAGIEYYLPLLFDQVANIFDYLPQEGGAIATIGQVDQAFEEFHRDLLSRYTFLKADIERPVLAPDALYLSSETFFTQTKPLARLSLRADTTPSINRAHHATANADDQNQDQPFAALADIAADRRAADPVEKLRQFSDQLKTDTQNRFLMTAESPGRRETLSHYLSEHGIAHRLIDTLEAARQHNTPEIQLMVAPLHAGFAAPWARLYIATEGELFAQVARRQRHGKRQSETNIDSIVRDLSELRIGDPVVHIQHGIGRYLGLVHLDMGEGDTEFLQLEYADDAKLYIPVSQLHVIGRYSGANPENAMLHTLGSGQWDKLKKKAAKRARDTAAELLNIYARRAARQGHAFKFDAIDYERFADGFGFEETPDQLAAIHAVVQDMVSGKPMDRLVCGDVGFGKTEVALRAAFLAVMDGKQVAVLTPTTLLAEQHFQTFQDRFADWPVKISELSRFRSGKEIQTAIDGLAHGKVDIVIGTHKLLSAGVKFDRLGLVIIDEEHRFGVRQKEALKALRSEVDVLTLTATPIPRTLAMSMEGIRDFSVIATAPQKRLAIKTFVRQENDGVVREALLRELKRGGQCYVLHNQVETINNRRDALQKLVPEARIEIAHGQMHERDLERVMRDFHSQRINVLLCTTIIETGIDVPSANTIVIYRADRFGLAQLHQLRGRVGRSHHQAYAYLLTPGEAAMTKDAVKRLEAIQAMEELGSGFFLAMHDLEIRGAGEVLGDNQSGDITEVGFQMYADMLTQAVNALKAGREPDLDAPLAAVTEINLHTPALLPNSYCGDIHERLTLYKRLANANDLEALEVLEEELVDRFGSPPDAAKALLETHRLRLFAKPVGVLKIDATEEAITITFDQHAQVDPAKVIRLIQTDKRYRLLGNEKLRCDTAIADISQRARTIREILAGIAAAPNPTSTSTLTV